GCTGATCCGTTCTATACATCCCCCAACATCGACACCCACCGCGTCTTTGTCGCTGGCTACTACTGCCCATCCGACAAAGTGAACGTCACGCAGGCCCAGTCCGATACCTACTGGCGGGTCATGGGCAACTACGTCACCAACATGGGCAACACCCACCTACACCAGAACGCGGCTGACCAGGCGATCTTCAGCGGATCGCCATTCGGGGTGCGACACATGTATCGCTTTGCTGATCTGACCGATGGTACGTCCAACACGGCTGGCTTCTCCGAGATCCTGATCGCTTCGCCAAACCAACTGGACGACAATCGCGGCGACATGCTCAACGACGAAGGAAGCCCTGGCTTCATGTCGATCAACACGCCTAACTCGCGGGTACCGGATCAGTGCCGTCAGTGTAAAGACACCACCGAAGATCCGTCCCATGCCGACTACCGCCGAATGCCATGCACCCAGGTTGGAAGTAACCAGGAATACCAGATTGCTGCCCGCAGCAATCACCCAGGTGGTGTCAACGTGAGCATGATGGACGGCTCGGTTCGATTTGTTACCGAGACCGTTAGTCACAGCATTTGGGAAGCCGCATTATCAGGCCGCGGCGGCGAATCGCTGCAACTTCCCTAACCAGCTTTATCCAGGAAAAAGGCATCGCACACCTAATTCGGTGCGATGCCTGACATGCCAGCCATCTGGTGACTCCCCCAACCGATATCTTTTCCAAATGCCATAAGCGACTTTTGTCATGAAATACTCTCCACTACTGGTCGTCTTGCCCGTACTAGGTTCCCTCTCACTAGTTCTTGGCTGCGGTGGACCGGCTTCGACGGCCGTGCCCATTAGCGGTACCGTTTCGGTCGAAGGCCAACCGGTTGAGGGAGGCTTGATCACCTTCCTGTCGGTCGACGATACAGCACCAGCCGCAGGGGCCCCAATTAAAAACGGCACCTATTCCGCGGAAGTGGAACCAGGCGAGAAGAAGGTGATGGTCTTAGGCACTAAGGTCGTCGGCGAAGAGTACATCCTGAAGGGCGTGCCTGATAGCGGCACTCGCCAGAAGCTGGAAACGATTACCCACCCGAATTACAACGCCAAGCATCTGACCCCGCTGACAGCGACGGTCTCGGGTCCCAGCGAAGAAATGAACTTCGACCTGAAGAAGAACGGCAAAGGGAAGTAGCTCCGCCATTCTTAGCGTCTTCGCATGATTCTTTGCCGCTCGGTCCGCTGACGAACCGAGCTCACGGCTGGCGAGCGTTATTCGTCGTCCGACGGAACGTCGACCCAGATACGCCCGTCTTCGACTTTCACCGGGAAGCAATCGAGATGGATCGAACTGAGTTGGTGCTTTCCGGTGGTAACGTCATACTGCCAGCCATGCCAGGGACAGGTCACAATATTGCCGCAGAGTTCTCCCTGACCAACCGGCCCTCCTTGATGGGCGCACATTCCATCGGTCGCGAAGTAGCCATCTTCGGTGTGATAGATCGCGACCATCCTTTTCGCGGCAACGACTTCCAAAGCCTGCCCAAGCGGGCAATCTGCTTCCGCTGCCACGTCAATCCAATTCGACATTCCACTTCCTTTTCCATCGTGGCGAAGTTAAAGCTAACCCTCGACCGGCACGGCAGGCGTCTGCAGCACCAACTGAAAGAACCCCAGGTCTAGCCAACGGCCGAACTTGTAGCCGGCCTGACGAATCGTCCCTGAATGTTCAAACCCCAGCTTCTCGTGCAGCCGAATACTACCTACGTTACTCAGATCAATGCCACCGACCATCACATGCAAATCATTCTGCTGAGCCAGTTCAATCAGCCGCTGCATCAGCATTAACCCAAGACCTTTGCCGCGATGATCCTTATGAATGTAAACCGAGTGCTCGACGGTGTACTTGTAGGCAGGAAAAGGGCGGAAGATTCCATAGCTGGCAAAGCCCATCAGCTTGCCGCCTTCGTCCACCACCCCGAGCACCGGAAATTTACCGGCCTGCTTGGTAGCGAACCAATTGACCATACTTTCGATCGGCCGAGGATGATAGTCATATAGCGCGGTAGAGTTCACGATCGCGTCGTTGAAGATCTCGAGAATCGCTTCGGCGTGCTCTTCATAGGTACAAGACACAAACGGCATAGGGTGTGGTCTCGCTGCGGATAGGGATTTCGATATCCGCCATCATACCATAACGCCGCCCGGCGAAGCGGTAGCGGCCACGCGTAGGGCACCTTCCGAAAAGCGACCATTTTTAAGAAAGTGCAGAATCTCCTGAAGCGATTCTGGGTGTCGCAAGATACGATTGTGTCCGCAGGGTACGAGCACATGGTCGACCTGGTTCCCGATGTAGGTACTTTCCAGGTGAACCAACAGGTCCTGCGTCGCCGCGATGACTCCCGTGTCCAGCGACTGGACCATCGGCAAGCGATGCACCAGGCTATCTGGCGAGGTGGAAATATCGGACAGAGCAGGGCAGAGGTAGTGCAGCCCACGGGATGCCAGCGCGGCGACGTTCGATCCATGATTCGGCGGGGCCAACATCACCAGTCGCCCTGGCCGCTGCCAATTCGTATCGGCCAGCACTGCCCGGAGGATGATGCCTCCCATGCTATGCGTGACAAAATGCAGCGGCTCACGCGAGTCCGCTTCCTCTTCCAAGAACGCTTTCAGTCGCTGCGCGTGGTTCGTCACACTATTTCCCACGCTCCGGTAACACCACCGCGATGGAAGATAGTGATGCTTCTTCAGAAATCGATTGAGCGGCCCCAGCACCCACCGGTTTCCCGACAGGCCGTGGATCAGGATTACTCGCTCTGGGCGATCTAATTCTTGCTGAAGTTGTGTTTCCATAGCTCCTGAATCTCCTTAGGTCGAAACCCCTCCCCAAGCGATTCGCGTATTCCTGGCAGTTTCCAGGCAACCGAATTTCAACTTTCTCGATAATTCAGTTATTGGCTTACCTGCCAGACACCGCCCCACCTACCACGATTGGTCGAGGAAAAATCCTTGAAAGATTTCCTCGACACCTGCCATTTACCTACCAGACTGCCGCCAAGCGGGCGCAACAGCATCGACTTGGCCTCTTTCCAACAGCACCCCAATCAAGAGATTGCTATGTCTTCTGATACCGCATTACCGCACGAGAAGGTCAACCAGATCGTTTACTTTTTACAGCACGGTGGAATTCTGAAGAAGTTCGATTTTCCCCGGATGCACCTACCCAATGTGGCTGGCTACAAACCGAAGTACTACGAAGAGATCGGACAGAAGATCGCCAGCAAAAAGATCGGCATTTACGTCGCCGAAGGCAGTATCGCAGGTGCCAAGGCGTTCTATAACGTCGACTCGAATTGCCTGTACTTAACGTCTGCTACCAAGGCCCTGAATACTCCGGACCACTGGAGCACCATCGCCCACGAAGCGACCCACATGATTCAAGACCTGAAGAAGTGGAAAATGAGCATGCAGGAAATGGAAGCCGATGCCCATTTTGCCCAGGCACTATTCCTGTACCACAAGAACTCGTTCCTCAGTGGAGGAACCATGCAAAGCTTCAACACGGCCGCCAAGTATTTCGCCGAAGGGGATATGAAGGAATTCAAAAAGAAGTCCAGACGATGATCGCCGAAGCGGGTGCCAAGTACCACGGCAAGAGTGGCTACGACGATTTGTACATCAAGAAACGCCAAAACGGCATCGCCTAGCCGACAACGGATTTCTGACGAGAAACATTCCGCACGCGTGGAACTTTGTCGCAGACCATTCGTCTAAAATGATGGGCTTGGTGTAATTATTGGATAATTCCAATTTTATGCTAACCGCCCACTGCAGTCGGCATATTGCCCAGGATCCGACCGGCATCCCGCAATTTCCGCGCTAAACCCGCAGACCCGATCACTGGGGTAGCCAATTCACCTTGACTTCTGGTTACCCAGCGTTTTCAATCGAGTTCGATTGAGACCGTTAACCGAGGAGCTTTCTCTTGCATCGATTTTCCTTACCATCACTCGTCGCATTTGTCGCTCTCTCGCTGCCTGCTTTTGCCTTTGGACAGGCCGCGGGACCAGGCATGCAGATGGTTCCCGTGCAAAATGTTTCGCTCGACCAGGCCCTGGCCGGCGTGCGTTGGCAGGGGCGTGTTCCATCGCCAGAGTCAATCGGCGACAAAACGCCCGTGGTTATGGTCTATGCAAGCTGGTGCCCTATCTGCAACGGTTGGTCGCCCGAGCTCTTCAAGCAGATTCAGGAAATGATTCGCGACGAACCGGTCGTCCTCTTCGCCATCAATGCCGATGAAACCACACGCGGCGTAAGCTACGCGTTGGAACGCAACCTTGTCGGACCTAATATTTTCCACGGCGATGACCCGACCATCGTGAAACGAATGGGCTTCGACAGTGAGCTCTTTCGGTATGCTGTCTTCCAAGAAGGAATGCAGTCGAAGAAGGCCTCGGCGGGTAGCTACTTCAATAACAACGACGGCACGAAAGAGTTTTCGATCGTCCGCGATATGAAGTCCGGCCTCGGTGGCAGCTTTTCGATCCTGACTCCTGAGATGTCGCCATCACTGCGAGAGTTGCTCTGGCCCGCCGAAATCGGTGCCAAGCTGAACGAACGTTCGCTGATCTCGTTGCGCAAGAATATGGACGAAGGACTGACCGGCGAGTTCAATACGGCCGTCACCGAATACCTCAATCGCCAGGTCGAGAAGGTCAAAACCTCGCGCACCGGTTCCATCCCGGAACAAATCAGCGGTTATGAACTAGCCGAAACGGTAGCCACCGATTTCAAATCGACTCCGCAAGGCCGCGCGTGCCGAGAGTTCGTCGACAACCTGGCCGACGACGAAACGTTCCAGAATGAGCTCACCGCGAAGAAGCTTTACGACCAAGGCAAGCAAAAAGCCAATTCGCCTGTCACGCTGAAACGAATGATGGGGCGTGTCATCAGTCGCTACGCCGACACGTATTATGGCAAGGAAGCCCAAAAGGCGATCGACTCCGTCCAATAATACATTCTCCCTGCGAAGAAACTCTGGGCCATCTCGCCCAGTGCTGGCCCATGGTACTGCAATCATGGGCCGTTCCTTGCGCCACTAGCCCCACTTGTCTACTTGCTTGTTCTTGGCGAACCAATTACGGTCGGAGAATTCTTCCCGTCCGTCCCACCACAGGAATCACGCCATGAGAACCTTCTCGACGTTCTTTTTCGCCGTCGCAATCGTAGCGTTCAGTTCGCTTCAACCAGTCGTTGCCCAAGAGAAAACCGACGACAACATCGAGTGGCACGACATCACCGAGTGGGGTGTCGAAGGCCGAATCCTTCCCGACCAGCAGCGTGCCCGCTGGTTCGATCGTCTGCCTGCTTCCGCGGAAGGGAAAGTCACTGCTGCCGTCTGGGGACTCAGCCGCGATAGCGCCGGCATGGTGGCCCGCTTCAAAACCGACGCCACCGAGTTGTGGATCGACTACACACTGAAAGACAACGGCATCGCCATGCCACATATGCCGGCCACCGGCGTTAGCGGGGTCGATCTCTATGCCCGCGATAAAGATGGCAAGTGGAAGTGGGTCAACGTCACCAAGCCGACCGCGCAAACGGTGAAAGCCAGTTGGATCAGCGGCATGGCCCCTGGTCATCGCGAGTTTGCCGCTTATTTGCCCCTGTACAACGGGATTGAATCGCTAAAGATCGGCGTCAAGAAGGGGGCAAAGTTTGAAGGCCTGGCCCCGCGTGAGAAGCCTATTGTGTTCTACGGCACCAGCATCACGCACGGTGCTTGTGCCAGTCGGCCTGGCATGGTGCACACGGCGATTCTCGGTCGCTGGTTCGATCGCCCTGTCGCCAATCTCGGTTTCTCGGGGAACGGAAAGATGCACGAAGAAGTCGGCGATTACCTGGTTCAAGTCGATGCGGCTGCTTACGTGATCGACTGTCTGCCGAACATGGGAGCCGCAGAAGTCGCCCAGCGCTGCGTGCCGCTGGTGAAGCAGCTTCGCTCGGCCAAGCCAGATACTCCGATCGTTCTGGTGGAAGACCGACGCAATACGAACGACTGGATTTTGCCGGCTCGAAATCAGCACCACACGGCCAACCATGCCGCGCTGAAGAAGGCCTACCAAGAGCTGACCGAAGCTGGCGTCAAGAACCTGTATTACATCGAAGGGGACCACCTCTATGGTGACGATACCGAAGGGGCCACCGATGCTTCGCACGCCAGCGATCTCGGTTTCATGCGTCAGGCCGAGATCTTCAAGCCGGTCCTGGAAAAGGCCCTCAGCTCCAACTGAGCCTAGCCGCGGATGATCGGCAAATGGTCGCGATCAATTCCAGTCAGCTGAACTCCGAAATGCTCGGCCAACAGGTCGAGCATTTCATTTTGGCTGCGAAGGGGAGTCTTCGTCGCCTTGCCACTGGCATCACGAATGGAAAACTCATCGTTCAACATCGTCAGCCGCACTCCATTAGGCGCGGCCTTGGCCACCATCATGATGTTCCTAAAGCGGGACTTGGGGTTGGTCGACGTGTACCAATTGGCCACCTCGCGATCGACCAGCGGCATCTCTTCCATGGTCATCTGGTACACATCTTCCCATTCGCCAGCTAGTAACGCCTGGTGGAAGTAGAGGTCCCCGTCTCGCACGATTCGTCGCGTCTCGTGTGGTGTCGCTTGCTCGCGGTCGAGCTCCAGTTTCAAAACGGCCGTCGGACTGAGACCTCCAACGCCCACATCCGCCAGCCACGAACTTCCCTCCATCTCGATCCGCACTACCAGGTGTGTTCGTGGCGTGATGTCTCCTCGTGGATACCCCAGTTTGACCCGAGCACTAATCGGAGCGACCTCGAAGCCCATCGTTGCCAATATCAGCAGCAAGAGCCCATTCTGCTCGAAACAATACCCGCCGCGCCGATCGTGTACCAGCTTCTTTTGCAGCGAAGCAGCATCCAGATGAATCGGTTTCCCCAGTAAGACATCCAGATTTTCAAACGGAATCGTCAGGACATGGGCGTGGACAATATCACTGAGCACAGCCGCTGTCGGATCGCGGGGGCCTTCATAGCCGATTCGTTGAAAGTAAGCATCCAGGTCCACGTAATCCGTACCGTTTTCCGCCGAGAGAGCTGCCTGATCCATCATTGCCTGTTTATCCATGATCTGAAATGGGACGTTCCTTTGACGCCGCAAAGCGGGCAACGGTTCGCGGTGCTTATGGTAACAACCACTCCAACTTTGCTCGCACCAATTGCGTCTTTATTGCCAGCGATTGGACTGAATACAACACCAAACTCAACTGGCTAGGCTCGACGAGTTCCCTCAGCCTAGCCAGAGAACGACCGCTCATTGAGCATCTATTCGCCCAGCTTCCAAAGCTCTGGCTTGGTTTCCTGCAGTATCTCGGAGATGGCCTGGCGATCGGCACGCGTGAGATGGTCGAAATCGCCGCTCGCGTCTTCCCCCGCCAGAACCTCACGCAGACGCCTGGCGATATACGACTTCATATTCAACGGAAGCTCGTCGAATGTCTTACTGTAGATCATATAACTGCACGGGTACTTGAATAGCCGAGTCTTCAAGTCGAGATCACGCAGCGAGCGTCCCTGCGAATCTTTGGGCCCCTTGACCTGGAACTCTTCCGCGAAACGGGATGTACCTGCGATGGCATCTTCCAGCGGTGCTTCGTCGGCCATCAGCATATGACTCACGACCTTGTCGCCGGCACTCTGCACGCGACGGGCCGTCGTTTCGCTTATGTGATCGGCAGGGCGTTCCAATGCCTCGTTCATGACCTGGTCGTGATGGGCCGAACGGCGGGCTTCGTGACTGGCCAGTGTCAAATAATTCTGCATTTGCAACTGATGCTCAAGCACCATCAGTGCCACGATATCACTATGAGGCGTCACGTACTTCTCGACCGGAAACAACTGGCTCAGGTCGGTCACGTTCGCGCCCGCTTCCCGGTCGATCTCTTCCGGCTTGTAGCGATCGGTCGATACGACATTCCCCATGTGGCGTATCTTGCCGTGCGTTCCCGTCACGTACCAACCACCCCAGCGTTCAGATAGGGGACTTGTTTGATCGGTGTTGAATGTTCCCGCTCCGTAGTGCGGCATCCCGCTCGACATGACAAACATCGAACGCACTAATCCCCCTGGCACGCGCTGCGTGCGCGACGATGCATGGCACACGGTGCATTGCCCTTGATCGCGGACAAACCGGGGCTTCTCTTCCGGCTGCTGCTCGAGAGTGTAGAACACCTCGCCGCGTACCGGGTCAGTCGTCATGATTTCGAGCACGTCTCCACGCTGCACCCACCCGACGTACGAATCGTCGTTGAAATAGAGTGCCCGCGGACGGCGGGGCGAGATCTGCTGCAATTGAAAACTCGACTTCGAGTAGACCAGCACCTGCGACTCCGGCGAGATATCCAGGGCCTTCAACACCGACTTGAGAAAGCCGTGGTCCTGGTCGAACTCAAGCGACTGTTGCCCCTCGTCCAGTTGCTCCTGAATGCGGGCAATCGGATTGTCGACCGATTTGTCGCTGTAGTTGATGGGCGCTTCGTCGTACGGTTCCTGAGCGGAAAGCTGCGAAACGGTTAACACCATCGCCGCTACCATGAACTTCCATGAAATTCTCATCGCGAAACCTGTTCTTTGATTCTCGAATGACTCAGCATGTGGGGACACAAAACCTCTGAGTAATCCAAGTAAGTGTCGGTGGATGAATGGGGTGGGGCCACGAACTCAAAGGATTCACTGTATTCTGGATATTATTATCCACTTTAAGTCCCAGGCCGTCAAATGGATTACCCCAAGAGAAAGGGAATTCTGGCGAACTGAGGGGCAGGGGGCTATACTCTAGGGTCTCGACCTTCCCTTGTCTTCCAGCTTATCCAGCCTGATCGACCGCTTCTCCTTTGTGGATCCTTACGATGCCCCACACAACTTCCTGGTTCTTGCTCTTGGCAGCGGTATTTTCTGCCTGGTTCGTCCCTGGTTTGGCCGCCGCCGAGCGTCCCAATATCCTGATCATGATGGTCGACGATCTTGGGTATTCCGATTTCGGCTGCTACGGCAGCGAGATCGAAACCCCCAACATCGATCGCCTGGCCGCCGATGGCCTCCGCTTCCGCAACTTCTACAACACGGGCAAATGTCACTCGTCGCGGGTATCGCTGCTAACAGGACTGTACTGCGATCAAGCCGGCAGCGAGTCCCTTCGCCGGGGTGTGACCATCGCCGAGGTGCTCGGCAACGCCGGTTACTCCACCGCCATGGTTGGCAAGTGGCACTTGAGTAAACAGCCGACCGACTTTGGTTTTCAGAAGTACTTCGGCCATCTTTCCGGGGCCACTAACTTCTTTACCGGGGACGAAACGTTTCGGCTCAACGGCGAAAAATGGGACGCCTTCGGCGACGACTTTTACACCACCGACGCCAACGTGAAGTGGGCCAAGACGTTCCTTAGTGAGACCCTGGAAGAACACCCAGACAAGCCGTTCTTTCTGTATGTTGCCCACAACGCCCCCCATTACCCACTTCAAGCGCGGAAAGAAGACTTCCTTAAGTACGAGAACCGCTACGTCGATGGATGGGACAAGCTTCGCGCAGCCCGCTACAAGCGCCAGCTCGAAATGGGACTGATCCCCAAGCAGTGGGCATTGTCTCCGCGGCCAGAGCATGTCCCGGACTGGACGGCGCTGACCGATGAACAAAAGGACTGGGAGCGTCGCCGCATGGCAGCGTTCGCTGGTATGGTTGACCGGGTCGATCAAACGACCGGCGACCTGGTCGCCTTCTTGAAAGAGAAGGGGGTCTTCGAGAACACGCTTATTCTGGTTTGCTCTGACAACGGAGCCTGCCCCTTCGATCGCACCAAAGGCAAGCAGTACGAAACTTGGGACCCGCGTTCTTACTGGTGCTACGACACCGGCTGGTCGCACGTCGGCAATACTCCTTTCCGCCTGCACAAACAAAACCAGCACGAAGGTGGCATCTCGTCTCCACTGATCGCCCACTGGCCGGCCGGCCTGAAAACCAAGCCTGGGGCAATTACCGATCAACCGGCCCACCTGATCGATTTCATGGCCACCTGCGTCGACCTCGCCAAAACTGATTATCCCGCCAGCTGGCCTGATCGCGAGCTCGAACCACTGCAAGGCCTTTCGCTGACCCCGATCCTCGCAGGCGAAACGCGCAAGCCGCATGACTTTCTCTACTTTCACTTCTCGACCAATCGTGCCATCCGCGAGGGGAAGTGGAAAGTCGTTACCCACCGCGCTTCGCAGTGGGAGCTTTACGATATTGAAAAGGACGGGACCGAGCTCAACGATCTCGCCACTCAATATCCACAACGCGTAAAAAAGCTTTCCCAGCTTTGGCACAAAACGGCCATCGAGACCGATCGCCTGAAGGAAAAGCAGGCCTTGCCGGTATCGGGCAAAAAGCCACCTCTGTTGAACAAGGACGGCACTCCGGCGAAGAACTAGCGATACCGTCGCTTGGTTGCCATAGCAGGGGGACATCGGGTAACTTGTTCGACAAGCACCCCTGAACCTCCACGCTTGTCAGGCCCAAGTGAACTATGATCGTTACGGAAAAAGAGAGCTGGCTGGGAATGATCTTCGCCGTTCATGGAACGACGATGGAATCGATCTGGCCGCGTGTGGCCGTTGTGTTTTTGTGGGCGATATTGACCACGGTCGTCGCGTATTTCTTTCCCGATCGATATTACACATTAACCATGGGCCCATTCACGGTGGTCGGCCTGGCCCTGGCAATCTTCCTCGGTTTTCGCAATAACGCGGCGTACGATCGCTACTGGGAAGGACGCAAGCTGTGGGGACGCATGG
Above is a genomic segment from Blastopirellula marina containing:
- a CDS encoding DUF1559 domain-containing protein; protein product: MRTSPRQGFTLVELLVVIAIIGVLIALLLPAVQQAREAARRMQCTNNLKQWALASHNFADINQEFMPLAAMNSTGTVENGQEYERITFAVSLWPFIEQSALYDRYNIADPFYTSPNIDTHRVFVAGYYCPSDKVNVTQAQSDTYWRVMGNYVTNMGNTHLHQNAADQAIFSGSPFGVRHMYRFADLTDGTSNTAGFSEILIASPNQLDDNRGDMLNDEGSPGFMSINTPNSRVPDQCRQCKDTTEDPSHADYRRMPCTQVGSNQEYQIAARSNHPGGVNVSMMDGSVRFVTETVSHSIWEAALSGRGGESLQLP
- a CDS encoding Rieske (2Fe-2S) protein, coding for MSNWIDVAAEADCPLGQALEVVAAKRMVAIYHTEDGYFATDGMCAHQGGPVGQGELCGNIVTCPWHGWQYDVTTGKHQLSSIHLDCFPVKVEDGRIWVDVPSDDE
- a CDS encoding GNAT family N-acetyltransferase, whose translation is MPFVSCTYEEHAEAILEIFNDAIVNSTALYDYHPRPIESMVNWFATKQAGKFPVLGVVDEGGKLMGFASYGIFRPFPAYKYTVEHSVYIHKDHRGKGLGLMLMQRLIELAQQNDLHVMVGGIDLSNVGSIRLHEKLGFEHSGTIRQAGYKFGRWLDLGFFQLVLQTPAVPVEG
- a CDS encoding esterase/lipase family protein, which codes for METQLQQELDRPERVILIHGLSGNRWVLGPLNRFLKKHHYLPSRWCYRSVGNSVTNHAQRLKAFLEEEADSREPLHFVTHSMGGIILRAVLADTNWQRPGRLVMLAPPNHGSNVAALASRGLHYLCPALSDISTSPDSLVHRLPMVQSLDTGVIAATQDLLVHLESTYIGNQVDHVLVPCGHNRILRHPESLQEILHFLKNGRFSEGALRVAATASPGGVMV
- a CDS encoding TlpA family protein disulfide reductase, giving the protein MHRFSLPSLVAFVALSLPAFAFGQAAGPGMQMVPVQNVSLDQALAGVRWQGRVPSPESIGDKTPVVMVYASWCPICNGWSPELFKQIQEMIRDEPVVLFAINADETTRGVSYALERNLVGPNIFHGDDPTIVKRMGFDSELFRYAVFQEGMQSKKASAGSYFNNNDGTKEFSIVRDMKSGLGGSFSILTPEMSPSLRELLWPAEIGAKLNERSLISLRKNMDEGLTGEFNTAVTEYLNRQVEKVKTSRTGSIPEQISGYELAETVATDFKSTPQGRACREFVDNLADDETFQNELTAKKLYDQGKQKANSPVTLKRMMGRVISRYADTYYGKEAQKAIDSVQ
- a CDS encoding SGNH/GDSL hydrolase family protein, which encodes MRTFSTFFFAVAIVAFSSLQPVVAQEKTDDNIEWHDITEWGVEGRILPDQQRARWFDRLPASAEGKVTAAVWGLSRDSAGMVARFKTDATELWIDYTLKDNGIAMPHMPATGVSGVDLYARDKDGKWKWVNVTKPTAQTVKASWISGMAPGHREFAAYLPLYNGIESLKIGVKKGAKFEGLAPREKPIVFYGTSITHGACASRPGMVHTAILGRWFDRPVANLGFSGNGKMHEEVGDYLVQVDAAAYVIDCLPNMGAAEVAQRCVPLVKQLRSAKPDTPIVLVEDRRNTNDWILPARNQHHTANHAALKKAYQELTEAGVKNLYYIEGDHLYGDDTEGATDASHASDLGFMRQAEIFKPVLEKALSSN
- a CDS encoding arylamine N-acetyltransferase family protein → MMDQAALSAENGTDYVDLDAYFQRIGYEGPRDPTAAVLSDIVHAHVLTIPFENLDVLLGKPIHLDAASLQKKLVHDRRGGYCFEQNGLLLLILATMGFEVAPISARVKLGYPRGDITPRTHLVVRIEMEGSSWLADVGVGGLSPTAVLKLELDREQATPHETRRIVRDGDLYFHQALLAGEWEDVYQMTMEEMPLVDREVANWYTSTNPKSRFRNIMMVAKAAPNGVRLTMLNDEFSIRDASGKATKTPLRSQNEMLDLLAEHFGVQLTGIDRDHLPIIRG
- a CDS encoding arylsulfatase — protein: MPHTTSWFLLLAAVFSAWFVPGLAAAERPNILIMMVDDLGYSDFGCYGSEIETPNIDRLAADGLRFRNFYNTGKCHSSRVSLLTGLYCDQAGSESLRRGVTIAEVLGNAGYSTAMVGKWHLSKQPTDFGFQKYFGHLSGATNFFTGDETFRLNGEKWDAFGDDFYTTDANVKWAKTFLSETLEEHPDKPFFLYVAHNAPHYPLQARKEDFLKYENRYVDGWDKLRAARYKRQLEMGLIPKQWALSPRPEHVPDWTALTDEQKDWERRRMAAFAGMVDRVDQTTGDLVAFLKEKGVFENTLILVCSDNGACPFDRTKGKQYETWDPRSYWCYDTGWSHVGNTPFRLHKQNQHEGGISSPLIAHWPAGLKTKPGAITDQPAHLIDFMATCVDLAKTDYPASWPDRELEPLQGLSLTPILAGETRKPHDFLYFHFSTNRAIREGKWKVVTHRASQWELYDIEKDGTELNDLATQYPQRVKKLSQLWHKTAIETDRLKEKQALPVSGKKPPLLNKDGTPAKN